In one Candidatus Nitronereus thalassa genomic region, the following are encoded:
- a CDS encoding carbon monoxide dehydrogenase beta subunit family protein gives MSTTYQVLRGPEHFLPPAAASMGIRLPDPGQAHIHGKIVNEDEAMEAAARQFLSAKVPTIFPGPLVLWAWNEKAAHKATAIRHLYETLKSSVTSTQQAMLIPMPDYRPKYPKINPEIEINPNHPNLTIWHNKIDACMFVGVHCHQANLSLKIIRGGTDCYTIAMCAQAGHEDAMLSFRDATAEKILKLADWVKKLKGSVEPPKC, from the coding sequence ATGTCGACAACATATCAGGTTTTACGTGGCCCTGAACACTTTCTCCCACCGGCGGCAGCCAGTATGGGAATTCGGTTGCCAGATCCAGGTCAAGCACATATTCATGGAAAAATCGTGAATGAAGACGAGGCGATGGAGGCTGCGGCTCGTCAATTCTTATCTGCAAAAGTTCCAACAATTTTTCCCGGCCCCCTTGTCCTATGGGCATGGAATGAAAAAGCGGCTCATAAAGCTACGGCTATTAGGCATCTGTATGAGACGCTTAAATCGTCGGTCACTTCTACCCAGCAGGCCATGCTGATTCCTATGCCGGACTATCGTCCCAAGTATCCAAAAATTAATCCTGAAATCGAAATTAATCCTAACCATCCCAATCTCACAATTTGGCACAATAAAATTGATGCCTGCATGTTTGTAGGCGTACATTGTCATCAAGCCAATTTATCGCTCAAAATCATTCGGGGAGGCACAGATTGCTATACGATTGCCATGTGTGCTCAGGCTGGCCATGAGGACGCAATGCTCTCGTTTCGTGATGCAACGGCCGAAAAGATCTTGAAACTTGCTGATTGGGTAAAGAAATTGAAGGGGTCAGTCGAGCCCCCCAAATGTTAA
- a CDS encoding universal stress protein — MYKTIYIPVDNSDHSNMAVDLGVSLAKEFGSKIVGSHVYAAKMHDKRFKQMEAGLPEEYHDEKELDRQRQIHDSLITRGLQIITDSYLDYIDQKCSEANLPLERRSLEGRNWKVLAEDINTNNYDLTIMGGLGVGAVKDSVIGSNTERVLRRVRNSDMFIVKDLKPMNGGKIVVAVDGSPYSFGGLKTGLALGKALNKPVEAISAFDPYFHYAAFHSISGVLNEEAGKVFRFKEQEKLHEEVIDSGLAKIYQSHLDISREVAQEEGFDIKTTLLDGKAFEKVLQYVRKEQPWLLIVGRIGVHSDDDMDIGSNTENLLRATGCNVLISNQKFVPPIDTQAEYTMAWTEEALFRMEKIPVFARGVAKTAIHRYAIEKGHTIISNSVVDEAVGDILPKGAMDAMKALGGQLDEAGIDRNKMQADDAVATDLMGSTLSGMVNQVVEEKPATISPALSPGNQSYIDRMSRQYYVCNGCGYIGKGAEPVKCPVCGGDGKDFKAVDKTIFDAAAKAEGGLETQVAYDDIPMQWTKDAKEAIRAVPAGFQRRRAKAKIEKTARKLGMTTITLEYAGTMIQEAADEEYTPIFANKAPEADSKTSSGANGENKLMEESSPYTWDPEALKRLERAPEGFMRDCTKALIIKHAEKMGTTMITLDVANEGIEQAKHTMEEAMKSGNVKDIIAKLTGAGAQ, encoded by the coding sequence ATGTATAAAACTATATACATCCCGGTTGACAATTCAGACCATTCCAATATGGCCGTCGATCTGGGTGTGAGTCTTGCCAAAGAATTTGGGTCAAAAATCGTTGGAAGCCATGTGTATGCGGCAAAAATGCATGACAAACGATTTAAGCAAATGGAAGCCGGTCTTCCAGAAGAATACCATGATGAGAAAGAACTGGATCGCCAACGGCAAATCCATGATTCCTTAATCACCCGTGGCCTCCAAATCATTACCGACTCCTACCTCGACTACATCGACCAGAAATGTTCTGAAGCCAATTTGCCCCTGGAACGTCGCTCCCTTGAAGGACGCAATTGGAAAGTCCTGGCCGAAGATATCAATACGAATAACTATGATCTCACCATTATGGGTGGACTGGGAGTGGGAGCCGTCAAAGATTCGGTGATTGGCAGTAATACCGAACGTGTATTGAGGCGTGTTCGGAATTCAGACATGTTTATCGTGAAAGACCTGAAGCCCATGAATGGGGGGAAAATCGTAGTCGCCGTTGATGGTAGTCCCTACTCGTTTGGCGGCCTCAAAACCGGATTGGCCTTAGGGAAAGCCTTAAATAAACCCGTTGAAGCCATTTCAGCCTTCGACCCCTACTTTCACTATGCCGCATTCCACAGTATTTCAGGAGTGTTAAATGAAGAGGCCGGTAAAGTCTTTCGGTTCAAAGAACAAGAAAAGCTTCATGAAGAAGTCATTGATAGCGGTTTAGCCAAGATCTACCAATCGCATCTGGATATTTCCCGAGAAGTGGCACAAGAAGAAGGGTTCGATATTAAAACAACGTTGCTTGATGGGAAGGCATTCGAAAAAGTCCTGCAATACGTGCGAAAGGAGCAACCCTGGCTTCTCATTGTTGGCCGTATCGGTGTACATAGCGACGATGACATGGACATTGGAAGCAACACGGAAAATCTTCTGAGAGCCACAGGATGTAATGTCCTCATCTCCAATCAAAAGTTTGTTCCTCCCATTGACACCCAGGCGGAATACACCATGGCATGGACTGAAGAAGCCTTGTTCCGAATGGAAAAGATACCCGTCTTTGCTAGAGGAGTCGCCAAAACCGCCATTCATCGTTATGCCATTGAAAAGGGACACACTATCATTAGCAATTCTGTCGTGGATGAGGCCGTCGGAGATATTCTTCCCAAGGGTGCCATGGATGCCATGAAAGCTTTGGGAGGACAATTGGATGAGGCCGGAATCGATCGCAACAAGATGCAAGCGGATGATGCCGTTGCCACCGACCTCATGGGGTCAACCCTGAGTGGAATGGTCAATCAAGTGGTGGAAGAAAAGCCAGCCACAATCTCGCCGGCCTTGAGTCCCGGCAACCAATCCTATATTGATCGTATGTCCCGTCAATATTATGTATGTAATGGATGCGGGTATATTGGGAAAGGCGCCGAGCCAGTTAAATGCCCCGTGTGTGGCGGGGATGGGAAAGATTTCAAGGCCGTGGATAAAACGATTTTTGATGCTGCAGCCAAAGCTGAAGGGGGATTAGAAACGCAAGTGGCGTATGATGATATCCCCATGCAATGGACCAAAGATGCCAAAGAAGCCATTCGGGCAGTCCCTGCCGGATTCCAACGTCGCCGAGCCAAGGCAAAAATTGAAAAAACAGCTCGTAAGCTTGGAATGACCACCATTACCCTCGAATACGCTGGCACCATGATTCAGGAAGCCGCAGATGAGGAATACACGCCAATTTTTGCAAATAAAGCGCCAGAGGCGGATTCAAAAACATCTTCAGGTGCGAACGGAGAGAATAAACTCATGGAAGAATCATCCCCCTATACATGGGACCCAGAGGCCCTGAAACGCCTAGAACGCGCGCCCGAAGGGTTTATGAGAGATTGCACCAAGGCACTCATCATTAAGCATGCCGAAAAAATGGGCACGACCATGATTACGCTGGATGTGGCAAACGAAGGAATTGAGCAGGCCAAACATACGATGGAAGAAGCCATGAAGTCCGGGAACGTCAAGGATATCATCGCCAAACTCACTGGCGCCGGCGCCCAGTAA
- the ahcY gene encoding adenosylhomocysteinase, whose protein sequence is MSTATKVGTNVTDYKVADINLADYGRKEIQIAETEMPALMALRDKFRNSQPLKGAKILGCIHMTIQTAVLIETLIELGAEVRWASCNIFSTQDHAAAAIAARGIPVYAWKGETLEEYDWCIEQTILKDGQPWDANMVLDDGGDLTMMLHQKYPSMLDKIHGITEETTTGVHRLQEMLQKGTLRVPAINVNDSVTKSKNDNKYGCRHSLSDAIKRGTDHLLSGKKALVIGYGDVGKGSAQSLRQEGMIVKISEIDPICAMQACMDGFEVVSPYNDGINTGRVENINVELLSKTDLLVTTTGNLNVCDSAMLRSLKNGAVVCNIGHFDNEIDTVYMRENWEWEEVKPQVHKIYRNRGQNDHLILLSEGRLVNLGNGTGHPSRVMDGSFTNQVLAQIHLYEKKFADTPGATVTLEVLPKKLDEEVAAHMVRGFGGVITKLTKTQADYINVPVDGPFKVDSYKY, encoded by the coding sequence ATGAGCACTGCCACGAAAGTTGGGACAAACGTGACTGATTATAAAGTCGCGGATATTAATCTTGCGGACTATGGACGCAAGGAGATTCAGATTGCTGAAACGGAAATGCCAGCCTTGATGGCGCTTCGGGATAAATTCCGAAATTCTCAGCCTCTGAAGGGTGCAAAAATTCTTGGATGTATTCATATGACCATCCAAACTGCCGTGCTTATTGAAACGTTGATTGAATTGGGTGCTGAGGTGCGATGGGCGTCCTGTAATATTTTTTCGACCCAAGATCATGCAGCAGCGGCCATCGCGGCGCGAGGTATTCCTGTGTATGCCTGGAAAGGGGAAACACTTGAGGAGTATGACTGGTGTATTGAGCAAACCATTTTAAAGGACGGGCAACCGTGGGATGCCAATATGGTGTTGGATGATGGCGGGGATTTGACCATGATGCTTCACCAAAAATATCCATCGATGTTGGACAAAATCCATGGGATCACGGAGGAAACCACCACGGGGGTCCATCGCCTGCAGGAGATGCTTCAAAAAGGCACCTTACGGGTTCCGGCCATTAACGTTAACGATTCGGTGACCAAATCAAAAAATGATAACAAATATGGGTGTCGGCACAGTTTGAGCGATGCCATCAAACGGGGGACCGATCATCTCTTGTCCGGGAAAAAAGCCCTGGTGATCGGGTATGGTGATGTGGGAAAGGGGTCAGCGCAATCTCTCCGTCAGGAAGGGATGATTGTGAAGATTTCTGAAATCGATCCCATTTGTGCCATGCAGGCCTGTATGGATGGGTTTGAAGTCGTGTCTCCCTACAATGACGGAATTAACACTGGACGAGTCGAAAATATAAATGTGGAATTGTTAAGCAAAACCGACTTGCTCGTCACCACGACAGGGAATTTGAATGTATGCGATTCAGCAATGTTGCGGTCACTGAAAAATGGGGCGGTCGTTTGCAATATTGGGCATTTTGATAATGAAATCGATACTGTGTACATGCGGGAAAATTGGGAATGGGAAGAAGTGAAACCTCAGGTCCACAAAATTTATCGCAACCGTGGTCAGAATGATCATTTGATTCTATTGTCAGAAGGGCGATTGGTAAATCTCGGCAATGGCACCGGCCATCCTTCCCGGGTGATGGATGGATCATTTACCAATCAAGTTTTGGCTCAAATTCATCTTTACGAAAAGAAATTTGCCGATACTCCTGGGGCGACGGTCACGTTGGAAGTATTGCCGAAAAAGCTTGATGAAGAAGTGGCCGCTCATATGGTCCGTGGATTTGGTGGCGTCATTACGAAACTCACAAAAACTCAGGCTGACTATATTAATGTGCCTGTGGATGGACCGTTTAAGGTGGATAGCTACAAGTATTGA
- a CDS encoding radical SAM/SPASM domain-containing protein, whose product MGKSLPVFNFDQLGQKLGLLKSQVTSFSTASAPNDGRTVDDFKPYLVALNLTKRCNLKCEHCYLDATTKAGGGSDELSTEECFRLIDQIAEVNKGCLLVITGGEPLVRPDILDIARHAVSLGFMVVFGTNGMLINDKLAKELVEIGVMGMGISIDSLDPQTHNAFRGVPGAWEAAVAGIEACKRNGLQFQVHFSAQPMNYKELPDVIDWAHELGARVLNVFFMVCTGRGEELTDISPEQYEEVLSFLIDSQDKYQDMLVRARCAPHFKRLAYEKDPNSPITKAQGYMGGGCLAGTNYARVTPNGDLTPCPYMPLSAGNIRDTSFVDLWEKSEVFDSFRYPHLKGKCGDCEYSEICGGCRARPYVDHGDHMDEDEWCLYTPKGGEKIQVAFNTQEETSIEWDSAAETRLNRIPYFLRAMVKKGVERHASENNIPIITIELMEELRQKRFGNEKPVFKF is encoded by the coding sequence ATGGGTAAATCACTTCCAGTTTTCAATTTTGATCAACTTGGCCAAAAGCTTGGCTTATTAAAAAGTCAGGTAACCTCCTTTTCTACGGCCTCGGCCCCAAATGATGGGCGAACAGTCGATGACTTCAAACCCTACCTTGTCGCCTTAAATCTGACCAAGCGCTGCAATCTTAAATGCGAACATTGCTACCTCGATGCTACCACCAAGGCCGGGGGCGGCTCTGATGAACTTTCCACTGAAGAATGCTTCCGTTTAATTGATCAAATTGCCGAGGTCAACAAAGGCTGCTTGTTAGTGATTACCGGCGGCGAGCCACTCGTTCGACCTGACATCTTGGATATTGCTCGCCATGCCGTAAGCCTGGGATTCATGGTGGTCTTTGGAACCAATGGGATGCTGATCAATGATAAGCTAGCCAAGGAATTGGTGGAAATCGGCGTCATGGGCATGGGCATTAGCATAGACTCCCTTGATCCTCAAACACACAACGCCTTCCGGGGAGTACCCGGAGCTTGGGAAGCAGCAGTGGCAGGCATTGAAGCCTGTAAGCGCAATGGCCTTCAATTCCAAGTGCATTTCAGTGCGCAACCCATGAATTATAAGGAGTTGCCGGATGTCATCGACTGGGCGCATGAACTGGGTGCACGTGTGTTGAACGTGTTTTTCATGGTCTGCACCGGTCGTGGTGAAGAACTCACCGATATTTCGCCTGAGCAATATGAAGAAGTCTTGAGTTTCTTAATTGACTCCCAAGACAAATACCAAGATATGCTTGTTCGAGCACGTTGCGCTCCCCATTTCAAGCGGCTGGCCTATGAGAAAGATCCTAACTCTCCCATCACGAAAGCCCAAGGCTATATGGGTGGAGGATGTTTGGCAGGAACCAACTACGCGCGGGTGACGCCCAATGGCGATCTCACACCTTGCCCTTACATGCCGCTTTCCGCTGGAAATATTCGCGATACCAGCTTTGTCGATTTGTGGGAAAAATCTGAGGTATTTGATTCTTTCCGATACCCTCACTTAAAGGGGAAATGCGGAGATTGTGAGTATAGCGAAATCTGTGGCGGCTGCCGTGCACGACCCTACGTGGACCACGGCGACCATATGGACGAAGATGAATGGTGTCTCTATACCCCCAAGGGCGGAGAAAAAATCCAAGTCGCATTTAATACACAAGAGGAAACGTCCATCGAATGGGATTCCGCAGCAGAGACCCGGCTCAACCGGATTCCCTATTTCCTCCGTGCCATGGTGAAAAAAGGTGTGGAACGCCATGCCAGTGAAAACAATATCCCCATCATCACCATTGAATTGATGGAAGAACTTCGGCAAAAACGATTCGGAAATGAAAAGCCAGTCTTCAAGTTCTAA
- the metK gene encoding methionine adenosyltransferase, translating to MSQKNFLFTSESVTEGHPDKIADQISDGILDAIMAKDKNCRVACETLVTTGLAFVAGEISTKAYVEIPDIIRATIRDVGYADATWGFDFRTCSVVTSIDAQSGDIAMGVDTGGAGDQGLMFGYASNETAELMPMPIVLAHRLTKRLAEVRKKNILPWVRPDGKAQVTVEYKNGKPVKVDTVVVSTQHSDNVTSKKIEKDIKEKVIMPMMPKSIFDPKKVKFHINPTGRFVMGGPMGDTGLTGRKIIVDTYGGVGSHGGGAFSGKDPSKVDRSASYMARYIAKNIIAAKLAEKCEVQLAYAIGVPEPVSVLVDAKGTEKVDTTLLDRLVRKHFPMTPKGIIDHLKLRRPIYKETAAYGHFGRTGPGFTWEKTDLASVLRRDAGK from the coding sequence ATGAGCCAAAAGAATTTTCTATTTACGTCTGAGTCAGTCACCGAAGGACATCCTGACAAAATTGCCGACCAAATTTCTGATGGCATTTTAGATGCCATAATGGCCAAGGATAAAAACTGTCGGGTCGCATGCGAGACTCTTGTGACCACCGGGTTGGCGTTTGTGGCTGGAGAAATTTCCACCAAGGCATATGTGGAAATTCCTGACATCATCCGGGCGACGATTCGTGATGTTGGATATGCCGATGCTACCTGGGGATTTGATTTTCGGACTTGCTCGGTCGTGACTTCTATCGATGCGCAATCGGGGGATATCGCGATGGGGGTGGATACGGGGGGAGCTGGCGATCAGGGTTTGATGTTTGGATATGCTTCCAATGAAACGGCAGAACTCATGCCCATGCCGATTGTGTTAGCGCATCGATTGACAAAACGGTTAGCCGAGGTTCGGAAAAAGAACATTTTGCCTTGGGTGCGTCCCGATGGGAAAGCTCAGGTCACAGTAGAATATAAAAATGGAAAACCAGTCAAGGTCGACACAGTGGTCGTGTCCACCCAGCATAGTGACAATGTGACATCGAAAAAAATCGAAAAAGATATTAAAGAAAAAGTCATCATGCCGATGATGCCCAAATCCATTTTTGACCCCAAGAAAGTAAAGTTTCACATTAACCCCACGGGCCGTTTTGTGATGGGGGGGCCCATGGGGGATACAGGATTAACCGGTAGGAAAATTATTGTGGATACTTATGGTGGAGTCGGAAGTCATGGTGGCGGAGCCTTTTCCGGAAAAGATCCCAGCAAAGTTGACCGATCAGCCTCGTATATGGCCCGCTACATTGCGAAAAACATCATTGCGGCCAAGCTCGCTGAAAAGTGTGAAGTCCAATTGGCTTATGCCATTGGAGTTCCAGAGCCAGTCTCTGTTTTAGTCGATGCCAAAGGTACCGAAAAGGTGGATACCACCTTGCTTGATCGATTGGTCCGAAAGCATTTTCCCATGACGCCGAAAGGAATTATTGATCATCTGAAACTTCGACGACCCATCTATAAAGAGACCGCGGCCTATGGGCATTTCGGCCGGACTGGGCCTGGGTTTACCTGGGAGAAAACGGATCTTGCATCCGTATTGAGGCGAGACGCTGGCAAATAA
- a CDS encoding TIGR03790 family protein: MFVIINSIPLDPLAFGAIQPDQVVIVANENDLDGMDVARYYAKQRGIPLSNLVRLNLPYEETISREDFEEYLTKPLKVALESRGLASTTRVLVTTFGVPLRVNAPLPNDEVHEWQADATEWYDAAIEFAHTIDTALSRTLLNFQKGAPPSPSLSSAFSASNPVKAEQILRHIDHAIATITSEIQTPSSPKKPMDQHLDFFKYLLQLDGLSAYTKYPNFKMPTHSQLTPDQLKTHIQLARLALSILVHTPSTQNRKVSYQLAQRFFGIRGVFQLAASEQQNLVTKDTEASVDSELSILWFGQDQYSLNGRIPNPFYAWYPSNTKSTKKDKDFQFPVLMVSRIDAPTPKLSKLMIDRAIMAEQTGVSGKAYFDARGMKSDGPLSYGDYDQSLRNLSAFMRNQTSYRVILENTQKRFQEKGEAPQVGLYAGWYQYREYEDAFSFNPGAIGYHIASGEAISIHNPQEKGWCKNALERGITVTIGPTGEPYVDAFPKPSEFFGLMLTGRYTLVEAYYLSTRHLSWRMVLFGDPLYNPWKGQALAALPDLQKYIPEFKALRALPPSPSDHLFPHPIQLAQKRRSQQDALLSQIPALLNTNP, translated from the coding sequence TTGTTTGTCATAATAAATTCAATACCCTTAGATCCTTTAGCCTTTGGGGCCATTCAACCTGATCAAGTTGTGATTGTAGCCAATGAGAACGATCTCGATGGCATGGATGTGGCTAGGTATTATGCCAAACAAAGAGGAATCCCCCTTTCCAACCTTGTTAGATTGAATTTGCCTTATGAGGAAACCATAAGTCGGGAGGATTTTGAAGAATATCTGACAAAGCCACTTAAGGTCGCTTTGGAATCCAGGGGTCTTGCTTCCACGACAAGAGTTCTCGTGACAACGTTTGGGGTGCCTCTCCGCGTAAATGCCCCACTCCCAAACGATGAGGTACACGAATGGCAAGCGGACGCCACGGAATGGTACGACGCTGCAATCGAGTTTGCCCACACCATCGATACCGCACTTAGCCGCACCCTTTTAAATTTTCAAAAAGGGGCTCCTCCATCTCCCTCGCTCTCGTCAGCATTTTCGGCCTCAAACCCCGTCAAAGCCGAACAGATTCTCAGGCATATTGATCACGCCATAGCCACGATCACCTCCGAAATTCAAACGCCTTCCTCCCCGAAAAAGCCCATGGATCAACACTTGGATTTTTTCAAATACTTACTTCAACTCGATGGTCTATCCGCATACACCAAATACCCGAATTTCAAAATGCCAACACACAGCCAGTTGACTCCTGATCAGCTAAAAACGCACATTCAACTCGCCCGTCTAGCTCTATCCATATTAGTCCACACACCATCGACCCAAAACCGGAAGGTATCCTATCAATTGGCGCAACGGTTTTTTGGCATTCGCGGCGTGTTTCAATTGGCCGCGAGCGAACAACAAAACCTTGTCACAAAAGACACAGAAGCCAGCGTCGACAGTGAGCTGAGTATTTTATGGTTTGGGCAGGACCAGTATTCCTTAAACGGTAGAATACCCAATCCCTTTTATGCCTGGTACCCGTCCAATACCAAATCCACCAAGAAGGATAAAGACTTTCAATTTCCCGTGCTCATGGTCAGTCGAATCGATGCGCCAACTCCAAAATTGTCCAAGCTCATGATTGACCGCGCCATTATGGCTGAACAAACGGGCGTGTCGGGAAAAGCCTATTTCGATGCCAGAGGCATGAAGTCCGATGGCCCTCTGAGCTACGGAGACTACGATCAAAGCCTGAGAAATTTATCGGCCTTCATGAGAAACCAGACGTCTTATCGCGTAATTTTAGAAAACACTCAAAAACGTTTTCAGGAAAAAGGCGAGGCCCCTCAAGTTGGATTGTATGCCGGGTGGTATCAGTATCGGGAATATGAAGACGCTTTTTCGTTCAACCCTGGAGCCATTGGCTACCACATCGCCTCTGGCGAGGCGATCAGCATTCATAACCCTCAGGAGAAAGGGTGGTGTAAAAATGCCCTTGAACGCGGCATTACTGTTACGATTGGACCGACGGGCGAACCCTATGTCGATGCCTTTCCAAAACCCTCAGAATTTTTTGGCTTGATGTTAACCGGCCGGTATACCTTAGTTGAAGCGTACTACCTCTCCACTCGTCATTTGAGTTGGCGTATGGTTTTGTTTGGTGATCCACTCTATAATCCATGGAAAGGACAGGCATTAGCCGCACTGCCTGATTTGCAGAAATATATTCCCGAATTCAAAGCTCTCAGGGCCTTGCCTCCTTCACCCTCAGACCATTTATTTCCTCACCCCATTCAATTGGCCCAGAAACGTCGCAGCCAACAGGATGCCTTGCTGAGCCAGATTCCAGCTCTTCTCAACACCAACCCCTAA